CCGGCTAATGCAGTTGAAGCAATTCGTGAATGTGAACTTGATGTAATTGAAGGATGCGACTTTTTAATGGTTAAACCGGCACTTCCATATTTGGATGTTGTTCGCATGGTCCGTGATGAGTTCATGTTGCCTTTAGTTGCTTATAATGTAAGTGGAGAGTATGCAATGATTGTGGCAGCTATTGAAAAAGGATTTTTAACCGAAAAAGCAATCACCGAATCATTACTTTCAATTAAAAGGGCTGGAGCAGATTTAATAATCACTAATTTCGCATCTTATTTGCTCTTGAATGATGTGATAGAATGAATGCAGATGAGATTGCAAAAATTGCTCAAATTGCATCTGCACTTGAAGTAAGTGGATATCCAAAGCCGGGTAATGTTCATAGAACTCGTAATTATGATGATATGGTTTTTGAAGACTTTTTGATAAGTGGAATTGTAATTGGAGATACTATTCGTGAAGCATGTACAAATGTTGATGTTAAGAATCCACAATTGGGCAAATACATCTTACAGGCAGTTGGCGAAACTGATGGATGGATTAAAAACAACACAAATTTGGGCATTGTTATGATGCTGATGCCAATTGCTGTTGCATCGGCCGTTAGTGATTCATTTGAGGATATACGTGAAAATATTAAATTGCTGATGAGCAATACTTCCGTTGATGATGCATGTGATTTATATGATGCAATCAATATTGCAGATGCCGGAGGGATGGGTGCTCAGGATGAATATGATGTTGCAAGTGATGATGCTAAAAGGGAATTGAGAGAGAATAATCAAAGCATGTTTGATGTGTTAAAAATCTCAGCTCCATGGGATATGATTGCACGTGAAATGACTGATGATATGCCGGCTGTTTTTGAAGTTGGATATCCTGTTTATCACAAGTTGAAACAGGAAAAATCTCAAAATGAAGCTTGTATTTTAACATTCTTAACCATATTGTCCCATATTCCGGATACTTTAATTTCAAGAAAATATGGGTCAGATGAAGCTTTAAAAATATCAATGATGACTCGTGATGTTCTTAAATTAGAAGGTAGCGAAGACTTTATGGATATGGTCAAAGAATTCGATGACTATTTATTTGAAAATCATTATAATCCAGGCACTACTGCGGATTTAACTGCAGCATCAATTTTTGTAAGTTATTTGAAATCAAACTTCAGGTAATTTTAACAAAATCAGTATATGTTGAATATGTTTTTGGATTTTGTATTGATGAACAGGGATATTGTTGAAACAAATATTGATGGATTATACTGATAAAAGAGTATTGTACTTGAATTAAGAAATGATTGGCATTATGGGGAGGTTTTAAAATGGCAGAAAAAATAGCTTTAGCATCATGTAATGGCATGAGTTCAAATGGATTAGTATCACGTGTGGCTGTCGGGGATTGTAAAAAACAGAATGAAGATGTGATTTCAATATGCATGGGTTCAACTTCAGCGGATGTTGATGGATTTAATGATGGAATGCTTAAAAAATTCCCTATTGTTGCCATAAATGGTTGTGCTAATGGATGTGTTAATAAAATTTTAGAAAATAAGGGAATTGATGTAGCTAGGACAATTGGTGTTGGCGAAGTTTTAAAAGATCATGGACTATCTTCAAATAATCCTTTCAGATTAGACGGTGAAGGGGAGGAATGTGTTAAAATTATCGTTGATGAATTAAATAAAACAATTGATTCGATTGATTGATTTTTCTTTTAAAGTGCTTCGATTATCACTATCTTTATAAATTACTTAAAACATAAATTGTCTTGTTATTAATCTTAATATATGGTGTCTAAATGAGTGAGGATATTAAAAAAACCATTAGTGAATTACATATTTATGAAAAAAAACTGTTAAAAGAATTAGAGGCGAATACAGAAGCAACTCCTGGTGAAATTGCTGAAAATTCTGGTATGGATATTAAATCTGTTATGAGCGCATCAGGTTCTCTTGCTTCAAAAGATATTATTGAAGTAAATAAGAATGTTCAGGAAACTTATTTCTTAACTGACGATGGGATTAGATATGCTAACGAAGGCCTTCCCGAAAGAAAAATTTTAGATGTTTTAGCTACCAAAGGCTCAATCGGCATGAAAGACTTAGTTAGTGAAACTAATATCGAAAAAAAAGAAAAGGGCATTGCTATTGGTTGGCTGCGCCGTAAAAATTGGGCTCAAATTGATAATGGCGTAGTTAACATTACAGACACAGGTAAGGATTTTGCCTCTAAGGTTGGTGTTGATGAAAAGGTATTGGTGTATCTTAAAGCTAATGCTGGAGGGGTAAAAAGTTTCAGTGATGATTTAATTGACGGTTTTAAAAAGTTAAAAGGTAGGAAAAATATTTTAGATATTAAAAAAGAAACCTCACATTCATTTAAAATCTTACCTAATGGAAATGCTATCTTAAAACAAGGTTTTGAAATTAAAAAACAAGCTACTCAATTAACTCATGAACATTTGAAAGAAGGGGAATGGAAAAGCTTAGAATATCGTCCATACGATATCAATGCAGAATCCCCGGCAATATTCGCTGGTAAAAAGCATCCCTTAAGGGTAATTATTGATGAAATTCGTGAAATCTTTTTAAACATGGGTTTTTCAGAAGACAATGGTGAATATGTGGAATCCGCATTTTGGAACTTTGATTCACTTTTCCAACCACAAGATCATGCTGCTCGTGAAATGCAAGATACGTTTTATCTCAAAAATCCATTAACATGTGATTTGCCTGATGATGATTTAGTAAAACTTACAGCTGAAACTCATGAAAATGGAGGCATGACAGGTTCTATTGGTTGGAAATATGATTGGAGTGAAGATATTGCACGTCAAAGTGTCTTAAGGACCCATACAACAGGAATATCTACTAAACATTTATTTGAACATGAACCTCCAATTAAAATGTTTTCAGTAGGAAGGGTATTTAGAAGAGAAACTTTTGATTATAAACATTTGCCTGAATTTCACCAGGTTGAAGGGCTTGTGTGTGATGAGAAAATAAGCTATCAGAATCTTTTGGGCACTTTAAAGGAATTCTATAAAAAATTGGGATTTGAAGTAAGATTCCGGCCCGCTTACTTCCCTTATACTTATCTTTCAACAGAAACCGAAATCTATTTGGAGGAAAAAGAAAGCTGGATTGAACTTGGTGGTGCGGGAATGTTTAGGCCGGAAGTATTAAAACCCTTAGGAATTAATCAGCCAGCTTTAGCATTTGGTTTGGGTATTGAAAGGCTTGCTATGATTAGATATGATGTGGAAGACATCCGTATGCTTTATAAAAGTGATATTAAATGGCTTCGTGAGTTGCCTATTGTCAATGGGGTTCGTTTATAATGTCAATTAAACTAGTTTCTTGGAATGTAAATGGTATTAGGGCAGTTTCCAAAAAAGAAGAATTCTGGGACTGGTTTGACAATACTGATGCAGATATTATTAACTTTCAGGAAGTAAGGGCAACAGAAGATAAAATCCCTAAGAAATTAGCTGATGTTGATGGATTTCATCAGCACTTTAATGAAGCTGAAAAGAAAGGATACAGTGGCGTTGGAACATACTCTAAAATCGAACCTGTTGATGTAGCATATGGTTTAGGGGTTGAAGAGCTGGACCGTGAAGGAAGAATATTGAAAATCGCATATCCTGACTTCATGTTATATAACATTTACTTTCCAAATAGTGGAATGAATGCTAAAAGACTGGATTTTAAGGTTGATTTCTGCAATGCTTTACTAGAACAGTTGGTTGAACTTAAAAATGAAGGTAAGAACCTAGTTATCACAGGGGATTATAATATTGCTCACAATCCAATCGACGTATACAATCCTAAAAACTGCGAAGGCAAATCAGGATATTTGCCGGAAGAAAGGGCATGGTTAGACCAACTGGAGGGGGCAGGTTTTGTTGATACTTTCAGGATGTTTGATGAAGGTGAAAATAACTTTACTTGGTGGAGCTATAGAACCCGTGCACGTGAAAGAAACGCTGGATGGAGACTGGACTACTTTTATGTTAATGAAGAAATGAAAGAAAACGTAAAATCAGCAAAAATTCTATCAGACATTTATGGTTCAGATCACTGTCCTGTAACCTTGGAATTGGAATTTTAAGATTTGGCGATTATAAGATTGTGTTTACATCACCAATATTATCTATTATGGTTATATCTAGTTTTTCTTTTTTAATGTAGGCTCTGTCATCTTCAGTAACATCGGAATTTACAAGGATTGCACTCATTCCAGCATTAACGGCGCCAAGTGCATCTTCTTTAAATTTGTTTCCAATCATAAGTGATTTTTCAGGGTTGCCTTTCATTTTTCTAAGTGCTACATCGTAAATTAACTTGTTTGGCTTGTTTTTTCCAACCTCTTCAGATGTAATGACCTCATCGAAAAATGAATGGATGTTGAGCCTTACTAGCTTTTCCCATTGCTTAATGGTTATTCCATTAGAGATTACTGCAAGACGATATCCTTGACTTTTAAGGTAGATTAATGTGTCTATGGTTTCTGGAAATGGCCTTAACAATGCCATTTTAACATTATGGTATGTAACCATCCCAAGAGCAACTAGCATAGGGTCTTCATGGCCTAAAACAACTTGAGTTAGTACATTAAAGTGTTTGCCATAATTGGATCCTTTTTCACGGATAATTGTTTTTAAAACACCATATGCTTCATCTTTATCAAGAGGTAAACCGTTATCTACCATCAATCCTATAGCTGCTTTTCTTGCAGTTTCAGCAAAATCTGAAGTGTCAAGCAATGTACCGTCTACATCGAAAAATACAACACGTTCATCATCATTTTTAATCATATGATTTTAATTATTGTCTTGGAAATATTTAAATTTTTAGAAAAATGCATCTAGGCTTTGCTGGACTTCACCTTTTGCCATGTCCTGCAAGTCTTTTTTACTATATCCAAATGAATACATAATCCTTTCAACTGCTGGAATCAACTGGTTATTGATATAATACTCTTTATCATAGTCATAACCTTCACTGTACTCGTATGGAACTGCTCTTTGACTGATGGTTCCTTTTCCTTTCACAATAATGTATTGGATGATGGTTCCGCGGGATACTTTAACTCCATGTTCCTCAATTCTTTGAGCGGCAACAACATGTGGACCAATCTGCTTGTATTGGTTTAATGGTTTGGTTATTTGAGTGTGGATGATGAGTTCTTTTTTATCAACTTCACCTTTTCTTATTCGTTTTAAGACTTTTTTAACTTCACCAATAGCTTTATTGGAATCCCCTTCTTTTAAAATGGCCATTAAAATAGATTCCTGGGTTTTCTTTACAATAGGCGCCCAATCTCTTCTAACTAACTCTAATCCCTTAGCTATAATTTCTCCATCTTCAATTACAGCATATCTTTTTTTGCTTACAAAGAATCCTCTTCTGTAAAATCCTTCGTATTCAAGCTCCATGCTTTCGGGAAGATTTGAGTTAAGATACTTTAAGAATTTTTGAGCTTGTGCTTTAATTTCAGCTTCAAGTTCTAATTGTTCTTTTGTTTCAACAGCCATTTCGACACCTTAATTTTAATATATCTTTTGTTGTTATAATACTTTTCTAAATCAATTTTTTAAAGTAATTTCAATTTAATTGCTTTTATATGGTAATATCGGCCTTAAAAATTTATTTTAATACTTTTAAAATGCTCTAGGGCATTCTTTATAAGTCATGTTGATTATACTATATGTGAGGTTTGATATTATGAAAAAACGATTGATTTCAAGCTATGATGAAAAAAACGACACTTTTGTTGGAAAACTTCAGGAAGAATCTGGATACTATGTGGACTATGAAATATCTGATGGGATTTACATGGGAATTAACAATTTCAATTTGCCTTCAGCAATATTCATTCCAAATGCATCTAAAGTCCTGAACATTTCCAAATCAGTTTTAGAAAGTCCCGACGTATTGATAAATATTAAATGTGATGATATTTCATTGTCATTTAAGATGTTTATTGAAAATTTAAAAATATTTTCAGCAATATGCAGAAACAACTTTGACATTCCAAATATAAATTATGAGATGGACAGCAACTTTTAAGTTGGAGATAATTGTTTTGCGAAAGATTTTAAATTGTAACCTATTTCGGGTTATTCCTTTTTTTTATTTTTGGAGATGGCCACAGGATTTGTATATGTCAGTAATATTAAATAATCGTGATGAGATCTGGTATATTTTCCTATTTAAACGCTTGACCACACACATGGAAAATACTAATGATGATGAAACCGAAAATGACCTCCTAAAAATGTTTAAGTCGTTTCAACCTGAAATCACTATTTAAATACCTGATTGATAGCTTCTAAATCACTCAAGTTTTTCAAATAGCTTATCTTTAATTAACTTTTAAATATAACTTAAATTTAATAGTAATATAAGTTAGGAGATGATATAAATGAAAGATCCAAAAATCGATATTAACTCTGGAGATGAAATTGTTATTGTCGTACCTGAAGGAGCTGTTAAAGATGGCGAATTAGAAATAGATTTAGATGAATTGGGTATTGATATAGAACAATTAGATGAAACTGTTAATATTGTAATTCAGGTTGAAGGTGAAGATTTCATTGAAACAGAACTATTAGATGATGACGATTTTCCTGATGAACCGAATGAATGGTACTTTGATGATGACCCATATGGGATTGTTTATTACGAATTTCCGGAATAATGGCGAGGAGTAGTTATATGGCAAAAGAAATTCCATATTATATTCTTGATGGTGAAGACAAATTCGAATGTATTGCTTCAGATGGACAAGCATATATTGATGATGAAGATTTAAGAAATTTATTAATAGATATTTTGGGCGATAAAGTTTCACATGATGACATTCAAAAAATTCTTGATGCTGCATCTGATGAAAACATGTCTGAAAAAGAATTCGATAAGTTAGTTGATGAGTTTATTTTAAAAAATTCTAATTAAAACTTCTATTTTTAGCCAAAAAAATAAAACATTTATATATGATGATGAAGTAATATTTTATTATCATTATTCTTTAAGGCTCTTTTTTGCTCTCAAAAATTAGGCTGTTATCTTTCTTGCTTACGGTTTAATTGAAAAGAGACTTACAGACAGCGATTATTATATTATATATTATATTTATTAGGTGAAATAATGGCAATTTCTCAAGGAAAATCAACAAGAAGTCCATCAGGTGCAAGAAATGTTGCACACCGTGGAAAAAGGAAATCCGAATTAGGAAGAGATCCTGCTGAAACTAGGGTAGATGAAAAAAGATTAAGAAAAATCAGAACCCGTGGCGGAAACGAAAAACTCAGATTAGCTACAGGTAATAAAATCAACGTTACAGATGCCGATGGTAAAACCAAAGTTACAGATGTCTTAGGAGTAATTGAAAACAGAGCTAACCCTAACTACGTAAGAAGGAACATCATTACCAAAGGTGCTATCGTAGAAACTCCTGAAGGCAATGCTAAAGTTACATCTAGACCTGGTCAAGACGGTGTTATCAACGGAATTTTAATTTAAAGATTTTTATCTTTAAATACTCTTTTTTTACTATCTTTTTAAATTTATATACTTGTTTTTACATATATTTCCATGTCAATTATTTAATTGGGAGATATAATGTCAGAAGATAAAATCAATATGAATCATGGTGCTGGCGGAGAAGTGATGGCTAATTTAATAGCCGGCACAGTTCTAGATAATATCACTAAAAAAAGTGTAAATGGTGGAATTAGTCTAGATGACTTAGATGATGGTGCATCAATACCTGTTGGAGATTATGAAATTATTTTTACCACAGACGGACACACAATTGATCCGTTATTTTTCCCAGGTGGAGATATTGGTAGGATTTCAGCATCAGGAACAATAAACGATGTTTCTGTAATGGGTGCTAAACCATTAGCCATTTCCAATGCAATTATCATGCAAGAGGGTTTTCCTATTGAAGATTTGGATAAAATCATGAAATCTTTAGATGAAGCTTGCCGGGAAGTTGATGTGGCTGTAATAACTGGCGATACTAAAGTAATGCCTCAGGGTAAGCTTGAGGGTATTGTCATGGTCACTACAGGCATTGGAATAGCTAAAAAAGGTGAAGTTGTCCGTGATTCTGGTCTTGAAGTTGGCGATAAAATTATTGTCACTGGTAGTTTGGGGGATCATGGAATGAGTCTCATGTCATTTAGGGAAGGTTTTGGTTTTGAAACTGAGTTGAAGTCTGATGTTGCTCCCATGTGGAATATAATTAAAAAAGCTTTAGAGATTGGTGGAGTTACAGCAATGAAAGACCCTACCCGTGGCGGATTTGCAAACGCCATTAATGAAATGGCTTCAAAGGCAGGTGTGGGGGTTGTCCTTGAACAGGAAGCAATTCCAATAAAAGAGGCAGTTCATGCTGTATCTGAAATGTTAGGCATTGATCCATTTGAAGTAGCTAATGAAGGAAAAGTAGTTATGGGAGTTAAAGCAGATAAGGCTGAAGCGGTCCTTGAAGCCATTAAAGGCGAAAAATATGGTGAGGATGCAGCAATAATTGGTGAAGTTGTTGAAGGGAATTATGTTGTTGTCAATACTCCGATTGGTGGCGAAAGAATTCTTGAAGCACCAATAGCCGATCCAGTTCCTAGAGTTTGTTAAGGTGATAAAATGGCAACTATGTTTACAAGAAGAGTTATTTCATATATTTTTGATTTTATTGTGGTTTCAGCATTAATGGGGGTTTTATCTTTCTTTATATTTTCAATTATGGGACCGAAAAATGTTCATTTGGTTTATCAGTATCTGCCTTATGTGGTGCCTTTTGGAATATTTGTTTACTTTGTCCTTTGTGAAAAATTAGCTGGTGCAAGCATTGGCAAGTCTATAATGTATCTTCAGGTTAAATCTAAAAATGGTGCGGATATCTCTTGGCCGCAAGCTATTGTACGTAATTTAACTAAAATTTACTGGATTCCAATAATTTTCGACTGGCTGATTGGTAAAATATTACATACTGATAGATTATTCAACGACATTACAAAAACTATCGTGATAAATGATAACAGATAAATTTGAGACAGTATTATGATTAAAAAAGTTCAGGTTCTTTGGTATTTAAACAAAGAGGATTTGGAGAATTATTGTATAGATTTTAAAGAATACAAATCTCATAAGCTTGAAGGATATGAAATCGTTGAAGTCGATGAGGATTTAATTTATGATTTATGTGATTATAATCCGGATAGATTGGAACCTTTAGGTTATTTTAAAAACAAAAAAGAACTTGAAAACTATTTGGCCGATACAATAACAAATAATGAATATGATTTAGAGCTTGATTCTCCGGAACTTAGAGAAAAAATTGATAAGGCAATTGGTTCTGTCGAATTCAGCGGTGAGGATTATTATATTTCAATCGGTGAATGCATTGGTTGTGAGGATACTCAAATAGCCAGCTGGTATGATTCACTCAGGAAGGAATATGATAGCTCTTCAAGGGACAATGTGTGGGTTTTGGCCGTAACTGGTTATGATCCTTATGAATTGTCCTTAACCGGAAGAACCTTATCTTATGTTCTTGCAGATATTTTAAATGTTACTGAAGCATCACTAGATAATTTAATACCGAATAAAGGCCATATCACTGTTGAAGAATGGAATGAAATTTTAGACAAGGTATATAAGAAAAACAAAATCTATTTGGGTTTGGATAGGGTTGTTTGACTATACTTCTCCATTTTCAAACTCACTTGGACTAAAATAAGTGGCCTTTGCTAGATTATTGTCCAGCAATTCTTTATTGATGTCCATATTGTCAGTATATACAATAGCTAATGTGCGGCCATATCTGTCTTTTGGCTGTTCATCATCAATATTTAGATATACGGTTTTTCCAAGGCAATTGTCACTAACAAAATTCTTTGCCTGACTTAATCCCGGTTCATCCTCCGGTGTTTTTACTTGTGTTAGTTGCACCCTTCCGACACCATAAACTTGAATCGTGTTTCCGTCAACAACTTCAAGACATTTTCCCACTTTTTCATAGTGTACTGTTTTGCTGTTTATTGTTAAGGTTCCAGTTTGGTTTTCTTGAGTGCTTGTGTCTTCTATAAATACGTTTGCAACGGTCACTATCGTTGTCATTATGGATATGATTAATAGGATAATGGATATTGTTTTCTTATTCATTCTTCACTTCCTCCTTGCTGTTAACTCAACTTATGAGGAAATTTATATGTTTAGTTATTCTTTTGTTAATTTTAGTATAAATTAATTAACATTGAAATTCAAATTAATTTCATGCATTATGTAAATTCTAAAAGTATATTGTCCGGTCAAAATGGGATGAATCTTTATAGGGGATGTAGTCATGGCTGCATATATTGTGATTCTAGAAGCGAAATTTACGGCATGAATCATTTATTTGAGGATATTGAAGTTAAAGAAAATTCACTAGAATTGCTTAAAAAGGAATTGATTAAACGTCCCAAATCCATGATTGGATGCGGTTCCATGAGCGATCCATACATTCCTCTTGAAAAAAACATTAAATTTACTAGAAAAGCATTGAAATTGATAGATAGATATGGATTTGGATTTACATGCATTACCAAGTCGGACCTGATTTTAAGGGATTTGGATTTGCTCAAAAAAATCAATGAAAAATCCAAAGTCGTTGTTCAAATTACCTTAACAACCTCTGATGACGAGTTGTGCCGTATTTTAGAGCCAAATGTTTGCGACACTTCAAGACGTGTTGATGTCCTAAAAATTTTAAATGATAATGATATTCCAACAGTAGTGTGGCTATGTCCAATTTTGCCTTTCATTAATGATACTGAGGAAAATATAAACTCTATTTTAGATTATTGCATTGATAATAATGTTCATGGAGTGGTATGCTTTGAAATGGGACTTACTTTAAGAAAGGGAAATCGCAAATATTTTTATGAAAAATTAAATCAACATTTTCCGAGCCTTAGAGAAAAATACATCACAAAATATGACAATAATTATAATTTGTTAAGTCCCAATAATAATAAATTAATGAATATTTTTAAAAAAAGAACAAGTGAACATGGTATTTTGAATAATAATGATGAAATATTCGGGTATTTATCCGATTTTCCTCAAAAATCTGTTCAATCGAAATTAATCTAAATTATTAAATAACTTGTTTTTCATAACTAATACTGATGAATTTTGATGATTTAAATATTTCAGATGAAATTAAAGATGCAATAAATGATATGGGGTTTGAAAGGCTAACTCCAATTCAGAAATTGTCAATACCTGAAGTTTTAAAAGGAACTGATGTAACTGGTCAGGCACAAACTGGTTCAGGTAAAACTATAGCTTTTACAATTCCTATACTTTCAAAAATATTTATTCCAGACAGATCGCCTCAGGCCATTATCTTATGTCCAACAAGGGAGTTATGTATGCAAGTGGCATCGGAAATTGCAAAAGTTGGAAATAATATCCGGAAACTTAAAGTTTTAGCGGTTTACGGAGGCCAACCGATCGGCAAGCAAACACGTGTTCTTAAAAAAGGGGTTCATATTGTTGTTGGAACACCGGGTCGTGTAATTGACCATATTGATAGAGGCAATCTTGATTTGATAGGTGTTGAAAGTGTTGTTTTGGATGAAGCTGATGAAATGTTGGATATGGGTTTTAGAGAGGATATTGAGACAATTTTAGAAAGTACTCCTCATCAAAGACAAACTTTACTTTTCTCAGCAACAATGCCAAAGGATGTTATAAGAATTGGCAAAAGCTATCAAAAGAATCCTAAATTTATAAAAATTGCCAATAAAAAGAAAAATATTCCAAAAATAACTCAATATGCATTTAAATGCAATATCAAAGATAAGTTTGATGGATTGACCAGATTGATTGAATCATATGATGTCAGGTTGGCTTTGATTTTCTGCAATACTAAAAAGAGTGTTGACTTTGTAGCTAAACACTTGAGAAAACAGGATTTCAATGTGGATAGCCTTCATGGAGACATGAAACAAGTGGTTAGGGATAAAATTATGAATAAATTTAGAAACGGCAACATTAATATATTGGTTGCAACTGATGTTGCTGCCCGTGGTTTGGATGTTGTTGATGTTGGTGCTGTTATCAATTATGATGTCCCTCAAAACAGCGACGATTATGTTCATCGTATTGGAAGAACTGCAAGGGCTGGAAAAAGTGGTTTAGCTTTCATGTTAGTTTCAAAAGATGAAATTCAAAGGTATAATAAGATTAAAAAGGACAATAACATTAAAATAACAGAAAAAGAATTGCCAACTTTTCAGGATATTGAATACATTAAAAACAAGCGAGTTTTAAATAATGCAA
This window of the Methanobrevibacter sp. V74 genome carries:
- a CDS encoding triphosphoribosyl-dephospho-CoA synthase: MNADEIAKIAQIASALEVSGYPKPGNVHRTRNYDDMVFEDFLISGIVIGDTIREACTNVDVKNPQLGKYILQAVGETDGWIKNNTNLGIVMMLMPIAVASAVSDSFEDIRENIKLLMSNTSVDDACDLYDAINIADAGGMGAQDEYDVASDDAKRELRENNQSMFDVLKISAPWDMIAREMTDDMPAVFEVGYPVYHKLKQEKSQNEACILTFLTILSHIPDTLISRKYGSDEALKISMMTRDVLKLEGSEDFMDMVKEFDDYLFENHYNPGTTADLTAASIFVSYLKSNFR
- a CDS encoding putative zinc-binding protein, with translation MAEKIALASCNGMSSNGLVSRVAVGDCKKQNEDVISICMGSTSADVDGFNDGMLKKFPIVAINGCANGCVNKILENKGIDVARTIGVGEVLKDHGLSSNNPFRLDGEGEECVKIIVDELNKTIDSID
- a CDS encoding phenylalanine--tRNA ligase subunit alpha; its protein translation is MSEDIKKTISELHIYEKKLLKELEANTEATPGEIAENSGMDIKSVMSASGSLASKDIIEVNKNVQETYFLTDDGIRYANEGLPERKILDVLATKGSIGMKDLVSETNIEKKEKGIAIGWLRRKNWAQIDNGVVNITDTGKDFASKVGVDEKVLVYLKANAGGVKSFSDDLIDGFKKLKGRKNILDIKKETSHSFKILPNGNAILKQGFEIKKQATQLTHEHLKEGEWKSLEYRPYDINAESPAIFAGKKHPLRVIIDEIREIFLNMGFSEDNGEYVESAFWNFDSLFQPQDHAAREMQDTFYLKNPLTCDLPDDDLVKLTAETHENGGMTGSIGWKYDWSEDIARQSVLRTHTTGISTKHLFEHEPPIKMFSVGRVFRRETFDYKHLPEFHQVEGLVCDEKISYQNLLGTLKEFYKKLGFEVRFRPAYFPYTYLSTETEIYLEEKESWIELGGAGMFRPEVLKPLGINQPALAFGLGIERLAMIRYDVEDIRMLYKSDIKWLRELPIVNGVRL
- a CDS encoding exodeoxyribonuclease III gives rise to the protein MSIKLVSWNVNGIRAVSKKEEFWDWFDNTDADIINFQEVRATEDKIPKKLADVDGFHQHFNEAEKKGYSGVGTYSKIEPVDVAYGLGVEELDREGRILKIAYPDFMLYNIYFPNSGMNAKRLDFKVDFCNALLEQLVELKNEGKNLVITGDYNIAHNPIDVYNPKNCEGKSGYLPEERAWLDQLEGAGFVDTFRMFDEGENNFTWWSYRTRARERNAGWRLDYFYVNEEMKENVKSAKILSDIYGSDHCPVTLELEF
- a CDS encoding TIGR02253 family HAD-type hydrolase; the protein is MIKNDDERVVFFDVDGTLLDTSDFAETARKAAIGLMVDNGLPLDKDEAYGVLKTIIREKGSNYGKHFNVLTQVVLGHEDPMLVALGMVTYHNVKMALLRPFPETIDTLIYLKSQGYRLAVISNGITIKQWEKLVRLNIHSFFDEVITSEEVGKNKPNKLIYDVALRKMKGNPEKSLMIGNKFKEDALGAVNAGMSAILVNSDVTEDDRAYIKKEKLDITIIDNIGDVNTIL
- a CDS encoding DNA polymerase domain-containing protein; this translates as MAVETKEQLELEAEIKAQAQKFLKYLNSNLPESMELEYEGFYRRGFFVSKKRYAVIEDGEIIAKGLELVRRDWAPIVKKTQESILMAILKEGDSNKAIGEVKKVLKRIRKGEVDKKELIIHTQITKPLNQYKQIGPHVVAAQRIEEHGVKVSRGTIIQYIIVKGKGTISQRAVPYEYSEGYDYDKEYYINNQLIPAVERIMYSFGYSKKDLQDMAKGEVQQSLDAFF
- a CDS encoding 30S ribosomal protein S8e, translated to MAISQGKSTRSPSGARNVAHRGKRKSELGRDPAETRVDEKRLRKIRTRGGNEKLRLATGNKINVTDADGKTKVTDVLGVIENRANPNYVRRNIITKGAIVETPEGNAKVTSRPGQDGVINGILI
- the hypE gene encoding hydrogenase expression/formation protein HypE gives rise to the protein MSEDKINMNHGAGGEVMANLIAGTVLDNITKKSVNGGISLDDLDDGASIPVGDYEIIFTTDGHTIDPLFFPGGDIGRISASGTINDVSVMGAKPLAISNAIIMQEGFPIEDLDKIMKSLDEACREVDVAVITGDTKVMPQGKLEGIVMVTTGIGIAKKGEVVRDSGLEVGDKIIVTGSLGDHGMSLMSFREGFGFETELKSDVAPMWNIIKKALEIGGVTAMKDPTRGGFANAINEMASKAGVGVVLEQEAIPIKEAVHAVSEMLGIDPFEVANEGKVVMGVKADKAEAVLEAIKGEKYGEDAAIIGEVVEGNYVVVNTPIGGERILEAPIADPVPRVC
- a CDS encoding RDD family protein, with the translated sequence MATMFTRRVISYIFDFIVVSALMGVLSFFIFSIMGPKNVHLVYQYLPYVVPFGIFVYFVLCEKLAGASIGKSIMYLQVKSKNGADISWPQAIVRNLTKIYWIPIIFDWLIGKILHTDRLFNDITKTIVINDNR
- a CDS encoding thermonuclease family protein — translated: MNKKTISIILLIISIMTTIVTVANVFIEDTSTQENQTGTLTINSKTVHYEKVGKCLEVVDGNTIQVYGVGRVQLTQVKTPEDEPGLSQAKNFVSDNCLGKTVYLNIDDEQPKDRYGRTLAIVYTDNMDINKELLDNNLAKATYFSPSEFENGEV
- a CDS encoding radical SAM protein gives rise to the protein MHYVNSKSILSGQNGMNLYRGCSHGCIYCDSRSEIYGMNHLFEDIEVKENSLELLKKELIKRPKSMIGCGSMSDPYIPLEKNIKFTRKALKLIDRYGFGFTCITKSDLILRDLDLLKKINEKSKVVVQITLTTSDDELCRILEPNVCDTSRRVDVLKILNDNDIPTVVWLCPILPFINDTEENINSILDYCIDNNVHGVVCFEMGLTLRKGNRKYFYEKLNQHFPSLREKYITKYDNNYNLLSPNNNKLMNIFKKRTSEHGILNNNDEIFGYLSDFPQKSVQSKLI